DNA sequence from the Streptomyces sp. NBC_01264 genome:
GGGCCAGCACGCGGGTGCCGGCGTCCTCGGGCACGGCGATGTTGGACCACCAGTAGACGGGCGCGGGCCGCTCGTGCGGGTTGCGCACGCGGACGCCGACGTAGAGGAACTCCGAGTCCTCGGGCAGCCACAGGTCCACCTGGAAGGGCAGGTCGCGCAGCCGCTCCCATTCCCAGAGCCGGACCATCACTCCCTCGTCGGGCGCCGGGACGAGCGCGGCGTGCAAGGGGGCGCAGGACAGGGTGGTGTGGCCGGTGGCACCCAGGTTCCACTCGATGCCGCCGGAGAACCAGGCGCCGTTCAGCGCGAAGTTCGCGGGCTGGAACACCGGGTTGCGGTACAGCAGTTCGCGTCCGGTGGGGAGGTGGACGAGCGAATGGATCCGGCCACCGAGGCCGGGCAGGACAGTGACGCGCAGATGCGCGTTCTCGATGACGATCGTCTCGAAGTCCCGCTCGGCGCGCTGCCGTTGGTAGCCGTCCCGGATCCGGACGGGCAGCAGCGAACGCAACGGCTCGTACCCGATCTGGCGTGCCATGTCGCGCGGCAGGCCCTCGCGGGAGCGCTCGTCCAGCGTGTGCACCCCGCCGGACTCGCGGAGGGCGGGCAGTGGGTTCTCGGGACCCAACGGGGCTGCGGGAAGGGTCAGTACGGAGCGGCGGACGGTGGTGGCCATGAGGGAAATGGAACACGCCACGGCCGCCGGTGCACAGGGATTCGGCGGATCACCACCGGTCAGGATTACGCAAAACCTTCTCGCGCGCGGGCCGGTGTCCGACCATGGAGGGCATGAGCGACGTGATCAGAAGAGGTCAGTTCTTCGACGGGGAAGAATCGGAGAGCCGGTTCTCGGGACCGACGACGGGTGACGAACGACGGATGCTCGTCGACATGCTGGGGGCGCAGCGCGCGACGCTCCGGCTCAAGTGTGCCGATCTGGGGCACGAGTTGGCCGAGCGGTCGGTGGAGCCGTCCACGCTGTCGCTGCTGGGCCTGGTCCGCCACCTCGCGGACGTGGAGCGCCGCTGGTTCCGGCAGGTGCTGAACGGGCAGGAGGTCGCGCTCCGGTTCTGGTCCGCGGCCGCTCCCGACGGGGACTTCGACGGCGCGGTGTCCTCGCCCGGGGTGATCCGGGAGGCCTGGGAGGCGTGGCGGGCGGAGGTGGAGTTCGCGCAGACGTTCACGGAGCGGGCGCCGGACCTTGAGGTGTCCGGGAAGGACGCGTGGCGGGGCGAGGTCTCGCTGCGCTGGGTGCTGATCCACATGATCGAGGAGTACGCGCGGCACAACGGCCACGCGGACCTGCTGCGCGAGCGGATCGACGGCGCGATCGGGATCTGACGGGGGCCCGGGGCCCGGGCGCACGGACCATGGGTGCGCGGGCCCGGGGCGCGCGAGCCCCGGGCCCGGGGCGCCTGCCTACGCGAACGCCCCCGCCACCAGGTCGGCGAGCAGCGCGCCCGCGCGCCCCTCCGGGTCCAGGTCCGGGTCGTAGATGGTCACGTTGAGTCCGACACAGCGCAGGGAGCTGATCAACACTCCGAGCAGTTCGGCGAGTTCGTCGGGGATCAGGCCCCCGGGGTCCGGGCTGTCGACGGCCGGCATCACGGACGGGTCCAGGACGTCGGCGTCCAGGTGGACCCAGAACCCGGCGGTGGCCGGAGGCTGCAGTCCCGTCAGGGCGGTACGGGCCACCGGCCCGGCGCCGCGGTCGCGGATCGCCCCCACCGTGGCGGCGAAGATCCCGGCGGCGCGCAGCTCCGGAAGGTCGGGGTCCCCGTCGCGCAGCCCGAAGAGCCGGACGTCCTCGTCGCGCACGTAGGGCCCGAGGCCCTCCAGGTCCGCGAGGTCCGCCTGGCCGCGGCCGGTGGCGAGCGCCAGCTCCTCGCCGCCGGCCGCGCCGACGGGCCCGTTGACGGCCTCGTTGCCGGGGTGGCGGAAGTCGGCGGAGCCGTCGATCGCGGCGATGCCGTACCGCCCGAGGCGCCGCATGGCCAGGGAGGCGCCGAGCTGGATGGAGCAGTCGCCGCCGAGCACGACGGGGAACTCCCCGGAGCGCAGGTGGTCCTCGATCCGGTCGGCGAGGGCGACGGTGTAGGCAGCCAGCGGCCCGGCGTGGAACACGCCGTCGCCCTCCTTCCAGTCCCCCCGGTCGTAGCGCGGCGGGACGACCACCCCGCCCTCGCGCGCACCGAGCCGGGCCAGCAGGCCCTGCTCGCGCAGGGCCCCGGCCAGTTTGTACACGCCGGGAACGGCGCCCGGGGCCGGGGGGCGGAGCCCTAGGTTGGACGGCGCATCGAGGAGCACGAGGGTTCGCATGGAATCATCCTGTGCGATGCGGGGCCCCGGGACACGGCATTTCGGCCGTGAGGGCCCAGCGTTCGTGGTCCCGCCAGGCGCCGTCGACCTGGAGGAAGTCCGGCGACAGTCCCTCCAGTCGGAAGCCGAGCCCCCGGACGAGGGCGATCGAGGCGGTGTTTCCCGGCTGGATATTGGCCTCCAGCCGGTGCAGTGCGAGCCCGTCCGCCGCGAAGGCGTGGCCGACGGCCAGGCCGAGCGCCTCCCGCATCAGCCCCCGGCCCGCCGCGTGCGCGAAGGCCCCGTAGCCGAGGGCGCCGCACCGGAAGGCGCCGAGGACGATGTTGCTGACGTTGACGAAGCCTGCGATCGCGCCCGACTCCCGTTCACACACGAGGAATCCGGCCCGTCCCGCCGCGGCGGCACCGCCCGGACCGCCGGTGGCGCCGGCGATCAGCGGGGCGGCGTACGCCTGGTAGGCCTCCGCGGTCGCGGGCGGCGACAGCCACGGGTGGTGCAGGCCCCGGCTCTCACGCACCCGGGCGGTGAACTCGGCCTCGTCGACGGGGCGGTAGGGCCGCAACCCGGTCCGACCACCCTCCACGGCATACGGAAAATATGGCATCGCCCCAGGTTAGGTGGTGTGTCAGGATCTCAATGTGATCATCACCCCGAACACCGAAGAACTGCTCCTCGCGGCCGCGTACAACAACGCCGCGTGGTGCGCCGCGGTCTGCCGCGACGGCGGCTTCACCGCCCAGGTCTGGAGCAGCCCGCGCCCGACCCCGCCGTACTACCCGGACGCCGTGACCCTCACCCGGGACACCGACACGGCCGCACTGCTCGCCGGGATCGACACCGCCGCGCCGCACGCCTCCGTCAAGGACAGCTTCGCCGCGCTCGACCTGGCCCCGGCCGGCTTCGAGGTCCTCTTCGGTGCCGAGTGGATCCACCGCCCGGCGGGTGCTCCCGGCGCCGGCCCGGCCCCGGCCCTGGCGTGGAGCCGGATCTCCGGCCCCGCGGAGCTGGAAGCGTGGGAGACGGCCTGGGACGGCGAGGAGAGCACGGGCCTGTTCCACCCGGGACTGCTCGACGGGGAGACGGAAGGGACTCCGGAGATCGCCTTCCTCGCGGGGCGCGACGCCGAGGGCCGGATCCTCGCCGGGGCCGCGGCCAACCGCACCGGTCAAGTGGTCGGCATCTCCAACGTGTTCAGTGCCGACGGCACCCCCGACGACGAGGCCTGGGCGGGCGCGCTGACCCTGGCCGCCGCACTCTGGCCCGGCCTGGCACTCGTCGGCTACGAATCGGGGGACGACCTCGACACGGCGCTGCGCCACGGCTTCACGGCCATCGGCCCGCTCCGGGTCTGGGTCCACTCGGACTGACCGGGCCGACCCGCCTGACCGGTCCGACCCACCTCACCGGGCCGACCCGCCTGACGGGCCCGACCGGGCCGACCCGCCGCGGCTCCCGCTACTTGCGCCGCCGGGCGAAGTAGGCCCCGCACAGTCCGCCCAGCACCGCCGCGATCAGCAGGGCGACGTACAGCGGCATCGTCACCTGCGGGATCAGCAGCCGGATCTTGGTCGGGCGGGTGTTCTCGAAGATGAACACCAGCGTGAGCACCGCGAGCGCCGCGACGCCCGCGCGGCCCGGGGTGATCTGCCCGCGACCCTTGCCACGGCTCTTGGACGTGTGGGAGCTCATGACCCCATCGTCCGGCCACCGCGGCCCGGGGGCTCAGTCGGACAGGGCCAAACGGGGGATGTCCGCCCGCTCGAAGCCGAACACCTGCGCGTACAGGGACAGCTCCGCCTCCAGCGCCCGGACCATCGTGTCCGCGCGCCGGAAGCCGTGGCCCTCGCCCTCGAAGGTGACGTACGCGTGCGGCACCGAGCGCCCGCGCATCGCGGCCACCAGCCGCTCCGCCTGCGCGGGCGGGCAGACCGGGTCGTCCAGGCCCTGGAGCAGGACGAACGGCGCGGTGATCCCGTCGGCGCGGGCCACGGGCGAGCGCTCGCGGCTGAGCAGGGCCAGGGTCTGCGGGGGTCCGGCGAGGCCGTCGATGTAGCGGGACTCCAGGTCGTGGGTCTCGGCGGCGAAGCCGGTCAGGTCCAGGACCGGGTAGATGATCGCCGCGCACGCGTACAGGTCGGTGGACGCCAGCGAGGCCGCGGCCGTCCAGCCGCCCGCGCTGCCGCCCCGGATCGCGAGCCGGTCCGGGTCGGCGGTGCCCTCGGCGGCCAGGGCCCGCGCCACGGCGGCGCAGTCCTCGACGTCGACGATGCCCCACTGTTCGCGCAGCCGTTCCCGGTAGGCGCGCCCGTAGCCCGTGGAGCCGCCGTAGTTGACCTCGACGACGCCGATGCCGCGCGAGGTGAAGTAGGCGATGTGCAGGTCGAGTACGGGCGGCACGTGGTCGGTGGGGCCGCCGTGCGCCCACACCACGTACGGGGGCAGCTCGTCGGCCCGGGCACGCAGCAGGGGGTGGTGCGGCGGGTAGACGTGGGCGTGGATCTCCCGGCCGCCCCGGCCGAAGAAGGTCCTGCTCTGCGGTTCCGGGTAGTACGCGGGGTCCTCCCGGTCGGCGGGCCCCGGTGCGCCGGCCCCACCGGGCCCGCCCGTCGGGTCCGTCCCGTCCGCCCCCGGGGAGCCGCGGCCGCCGACCACGCGGGCGTGCCCGGTGGCCGTGTCCAGCTCCACCACCTCGTACGCGCTGCGCGGGCTCGCCGCGACCCCGTAGACGCGGCTGCCGCTGACGGCGAGCGTGGGCTGCCAGGCCGTCCACGGCCCGGCCGCGTCGACCAGGTCCCCGCTCTCCGGGTCGAGCACGCCGAGCACCGAGGCGCCCCGGCCGTGCAGGACGGCGACCAGTCCGTCGGGGAGCGCGGCGATCCAGCGCAGGCCGGGCTTCCACAGCGCCCCGCCGAACTCCTCTTCCCGGGGGCACAGGTTGACGGCCTCGCCCGTCTGCGGGTCCACCCGGTACGGGTTCCACCAGCCACCCCGGTCGCTCACCGCGAGGAGGCTTCCGCCGGTGGTCCACTCGACCTGTGCGACGGCCTCCTCCGGTCCCCCGAGCACGGTACGGGCCTGCGCGAGCCGGCCGTCCGGAGTGACCTCGGCGAGCCGGAGCTCGGTGCCGTCCCACGGCATCCGGGGGTGGTCCCACACCAGCCAGGCGGCCTGCCGGCCGTCCGGGGAAAGCCGGGGCCCGGTGCTGAACCGGTACCGGTCGTCGGTCAACTCCCGTACGCGTGACCGGTCTTCGGCGGCCGACCCGTCCAGCGGTACGGCGGCCAGTACGCGCCGCACGTCGGTGGGCGCGACTCCGGTGAACTCCTCGAGCACGCACCAGACTTCGCCGTCCCGCAGCACGGGGTCGGCCCAGCGCAGCCCGCCGCCGATCGCGGAGAGCGGGGTCAGCGGCCGCGGCTCGGGGCTGCCGGGCGCGTCGGGCTCGTACGCGTACAGCCGCTGGTCGGCGAAGTGGACGAAGACCACCAGCGGTCCGCCCAGGGGGCGTTCGGTGCCCGCCCAGGGCAGGCCGCCGTACTCGGTGACCCGGCTGCGCACGTTCCACGGCGCGGGCAGCGCGCAGACCGCGGGCCCGCCGTCCGCGGGCCTGCGGACCAGGGTGCGACGGCCGCCTTCGGCCGGCCGGGGCACCGTCCACCACACCTCGGCGCCGATCGCGCCGACGTACTCGGGCCTCCCGTCGAGGGAGGCGGCGAGCGCGGCGCCGATCGGCGAGGGCCAGCTGCCGTAGGGGGCGGTGCCGTCGCCGCGCGGGCTCGTCGGCGGGGCCATCACAGGGCGCGCATGGCTCGGTCGAGGACGCGGACCCCGAAGTGCAGGGCGTCGACGGGCACCCGCTCGTCCACTCCGTGGAAGAGGGACCAGTAGTCGAAGCCGGGCGGCAGCTTGAGCGGGGAGAAACCGTAGCCGGTGATGCCGAGCCGGGAGAACTGCTTGGCGTCGGTGCCGCCCGCCATGCAGAAGGGCACCACGTGTCCCTCGGGGTCGAAGGCCTCGACGGACTCGCGCAGGATCCCGTACGCCCGCCCGTCCACGGGGGCTTCGAGGGCCACTTCCCGGTGGTGGAACTCCCAGTGCACGTCGGGGCCGGTGAGCTCGTCGAGGGTGGCGATGAACTCGGCCTCGCCGCCGGGCAGCATCCGGCCGTCGACGTACGCGGTGGCGGTGCCGGGGATGACGTTGAGCTTGTAACCGGCGCTGAGCATCGTCGGGTTGGCACTGTTGCGGACGGTCGCCTCGACGAGCGCGCCGGCCGGGCCGAGCTTGTTGAGGATCTGGTCGAGCTGGAACCCGGGGGCTCGCGGATCGACCGACATCCCCTGCAGGGCGGCGAGTTCGGTGATGCAGGCGGTGACGGTGTCGGTGAGGCGGACCGGCCAGTCGTGCTCGCCGATGCGGGCGACGGCTGCGGCGAGCCGGCTGACCGCGTTGGCCCGGTTGGGCTTGGATCCGTGCCCGGCCGTGCCGGTCGCGGTCAACTTCAGCCAGGCGGTCCCGCGTTCACCGGCAGCGATCGGATAGAGGGCCTGTCCGGGTGCGGCGTGCACGGTGAAGGCCCCGGACTCGCTGAGGCCCTCGGTACAGCCCTCGAAGAGCTCGGGGTGGTGATCGGCGAGGAAGCCCGAGCCGTCGATCGCGCTGTCCTCCTCGTCGGCGGTGTAGGCGATCACGATGTCCCGCCGGGGTCTCACGCCGGCCCGCGCCCAGGCCCGTACGACGGCCAGCACCATCGCGTCCATGTTCTTCATGTCGACGGCGCCGCGGCCCCAGACCACCCCGTCCCGGATCTCGCCGGAGAAGGGGTCCACGCTCCAGTCGGCGGCCTCGGCCGGGACCACGTCGAGGTGACCGTGGACCAGGAGGGCGGGGGCGGCGGGGTCGGTGCCCGGGATCCGGGCCACCACGTTGGTGCGGCCCGGGGTGCGCTCCAGCAGCGCGGGCTCCAGCCCGATGTCGGCCAGCCGCTCGGCGACGTACTCGGCGGCCGGGCGTTCCCGGCAGTCGCCGCCGCCGCGGTTGGTGGTGTCGATGCGGATCAGGCCGGAGGTGAACTCGACGGCCTCGTCGAGCGCCACCCGGTCGACGGGCGTACCGGTGGCACCGGGGCCGGCGCCCGGCTCGGTCATGTCAGCCATACTGCTCCTCCACCGCTGCGGAGACGATCGTGG
Encoded proteins:
- a CDS encoding LapA family protein — protein: MSSHTSKSRGKGRGQITPGRAGVAALAVLTLVFIFENTRPTKIRLLIPQVTMPLYVALLIAAVLGGLCGAYFARRRK
- a CDS encoding prolyl oligopeptidase family serine peptidase, whose translation is MAPPTSPRGDGTAPYGSWPSPIGAALAASLDGRPEYVGAIGAEVWWTVPRPAEGGRRTLVRRPADGGPAVCALPAPWNVRSRVTEYGGLPWAGTERPLGGPLVVFVHFADQRLYAYEPDAPGSPEPRPLTPLSAIGGGLRWADPVLRDGEVWCVLEEFTGVAPTDVRRVLAAVPLDGSAAEDRSRVRELTDDRYRFSTGPRLSPDGRQAAWLVWDHPRMPWDGTELRLAEVTPDGRLAQARTVLGGPEEAVAQVEWTTGGSLLAVSDRGGWWNPYRVDPQTGEAVNLCPREEEFGGALWKPGLRWIAALPDGLVAVLHGRGASVLGVLDPESGDLVDAAGPWTAWQPTLAVSGSRVYGVAASPRSAYEVVELDTATGHARVVGGRGSPGADGTDPTGGPGGAGAPGPADREDPAYYPEPQSRTFFGRGGREIHAHVYPPHHPLLRARADELPPYVVWAHGGPTDHVPPVLDLHIAYFTSRGIGVVEVNYGGSTGYGRAYRERLREQWGIVDVEDCAAVARALAAEGTADPDRLAIRGGSAGGWTAAASLASTDLYACAAIIYPVLDLTGFAAETHDLESRYIDGLAGPPQTLALLSRERSPVARADGITAPFVLLQGLDDPVCPPAQAERLVAAMRGRSVPHAYVTFEGEGHGFRRADTMVRALEAELSLYAQVFGFERADIPRLALSD
- a CDS encoding arginase family protein, whose product is MRTLVLLDAPSNLGLRPPAPGAVPGVYKLAGALREQGLLARLGAREGGVVVPPRYDRGDWKEGDGVFHAGPLAAYTVALADRIEDHLRSGEFPVVLGGDCSIQLGASLAMRRLGRYGIAAIDGSADFRHPGNEAVNGPVGAAGGEELALATGRGQADLADLEGLGPYVRDEDVRLFGLRDGDPDLPELRAAGIFAATVGAIRDRGAGPVARTALTGLQPPATAGFWVHLDADVLDPSVMPAVDSPDPGGLIPDELAELLGVLISSLRCVGLNVTIYDPDLDPEGRAGALLADLVAGAFA
- a CDS encoding M20/M25/M40 family metallo-hydrolase; this encodes MTEPGAGPGATGTPVDRVALDEAVEFTSGLIRIDTTNRGGGDCRERPAAEYVAERLADIGLEPALLERTPGRTNVVARIPGTDPAAPALLVHGHLDVVPAEAADWSVDPFSGEIRDGVVWGRGAVDMKNMDAMVLAVVRAWARAGVRPRRDIVIAYTADEEDSAIDGSGFLADHHPELFEGCTEGLSESGAFTVHAAPGQALYPIAAGERGTAWLKLTATGTAGHGSKPNRANAVSRLAAAVARIGEHDWPVRLTDTVTACITELAALQGMSVDPRAPGFQLDQILNKLGPAGALVEATVRNSANPTMLSAGYKLNVIPGTATAYVDGRMLPGGEAEFIATLDELTGPDVHWEFHHREVALEAPVDGRAYGILRESVEAFDPEGHVVPFCMAGGTDAKQFSRLGITGYGFSPLKLPPGFDYWSLFHGVDERVPVDALHFGVRVLDRAMRAL
- a CDS encoding DinB family protein; protein product: MEGMSDVIRRGQFFDGEESESRFSGPTTGDERRMLVDMLGAQRATLRLKCADLGHELAERSVEPSTLSLLGLVRHLADVERRWFRQVLNGQEVALRFWSAAAPDGDFDGAVSSPGVIREAWEAWRAEVEFAQTFTERAPDLEVSGKDAWRGEVSLRWVLIHMIEEYARHNGHADLLRERIDGAIGI
- a CDS encoding GNAT family N-acetyltransferase, which encodes MPYFPYAVEGGRTGLRPYRPVDEAEFTARVRESRGLHHPWLSPPATAEAYQAYAAPLIAGATGGPGGAAAAGRAGFLVCERESGAIAGFVNVSNIVLGAFRCGALGYGAFAHAAGRGLMREALGLAVGHAFAADGLALHRLEANIQPGNTASIALVRGLGFRLEGLSPDFLQVDGAWRDHERWALTAEMPCPGAPHRTG